The Acidimicrobiales bacterium sequence TTCTCGAGGCCGGCGCGCCCTCGTCCCTGATCTACCTCGGCGTCGACGATGTCGCAGCGACGACGGACCGCCTCCGTGGCGCCGGAGTCACGATCGAGTCGGAACCCCACGTCATCCTCGTGGACGAGGCTGGACAGTTCGGGCCCCCGGGCGAGGCCGAGGAGATGGCCTTCTTCCGAGACTCGGAAGGCAACCTGGTGGGCTTGGCCGGACGCCGGCAACCGAGTTCTGACGCGTGATCGCCAGCCCGATTTCCGTCGCGGCGCGTCGAGCTGATTAGCCTTGCGGGGATGAAGGCGGAGATCGACGGCGTCGACGTGTATCCGATGGAGACCCGACGCGACGAACGAGGGGCGCTCACCGAGGTGTTCCGGCAGACCTGGGCACCCGAGACGACGGCGGTGCAGTGGAACCATGTCGTCTCCGAGCCGAACGTGTTGCGCGGTGTCCACGCCCACCTCGTCCACGACGACATGCTGACCGTCGTCGCCGGCACCATGATCCTCGGCCTGGTCGACCTCCGACCGCACTCGCCGACGCACGGCGTGCGCGCGTGTCTGGAGCTGCGCCAGACCGAGTCGATGGTGCGCATTCCCGTCGGTGTCGGTCACGGCTTCTACTTCCCCGACCACGCCGCCATCCTCTACGCCGTGACGGCGTACTGGGACACGAATGACGAACTCGGCTGTCGATGGGACGATCCCGACCTCGGTATCGACTTCCCCTGCACCGATCCGCTGCTGTCGGACCGCGATGTCCACGCGGGCACCCTCGCCGAACTCCAGTCGGCCGTGGCCGCGCGGTTCGTCACTTTCTGAGGCAGCACTGTCTGACTCTCCAGCCTGGAGACTCAGCGCTGGTCGAGTTCGATCTCGGCCCGATTGCCCCGTTCCCGAGCCGCCGTGAAGATGGCGCGGCGGATCGCCTCCAGTTCGGCCGGGTCGCTGACCCGCCGCCACAGATCGGCGAGTTCGTCGCGGCGGGCGTCCATGGTCACCTCGGCGCGGGCAGTGGAGGGAAGGCGCAGCACCGTCGGCCAGTCGCCGTGCCCGCAGCGGCACCATGACTGCTCGAGGAACTGGAGGATCATGTACTGATCGGTGAAGAAGCCCTCCGGGGTCGTGCGCCAGCCGTGGGGGAGGCGCCGGTACGAGTCCGTGGTGTGACTCATCCCCGACAGGCTGAAGAGCGACGTGCCTTCGAGGGCCCGATCCCGCCAGTGGCGCTGCTCGAACGAATGCAGCAGACACCGGAACCCGCCGTTGCGGGTGATGACGGCCGGAGGCGGAAAGGCGAGATCGGCGTCGGCGAGCGCGGCGAGCATCCGATCGACATGGTCGGGCAGCATCAGGTCGTCGTCGCCGAGGTAGGTGACGATCTGCGCGTCGCTCGCGGAGACGATCGGGTGCCGGTGGGGCTCGCCGGTGCGCCCTGCCTTGGGCACGTCGTGAAACCGCACCCGAGGGTCGTCGTCGATGAGTTCCCGGACCACGCGGCGGGTGTCGTCGCCGACACCGTCGCCGATGATGTGGAGTCGGATGTCGGCCACGGTCTGGGCGAGAACACTGCGGGCGCTGATGGCGAGCAGCGGCGCGTGGTCGTGGGTCGGGATCACGACGTCGGCTCGGGTCATGTCGACGGCAATCCGGCCAGATCACGGGCGGCGGCGATGCAGCCGACGATCGCCGCGCCGGTCGCGGCGCTGCTCAGCGGCGGTGGCCCCCCGGCGAGGTGGTCGACGAAGGTCCGCAGCTCGGCCAGGAGCGGCAGCTCGCCGGCGGCGGGGATCGTGCGCACGTCCGCCTCCGCCCCGCTCGTGCGGGTCAGGACGATCTCCTCGTCCCACCCGCCACCGAGGACGAGCGATCCGTCATCGCCGACCACCTCGATCCGGCGATCGTGCTCCGGTGAGGTGATGCCGACCCGGAAGTGCATCCAGACGCCGTCCGGCAGCTCGGCGGCGCCCTCGAGCCCGAGCGGCCGGTCTGCGGGCCCGAAGGCCCGCGCCCAGACGGGCTCGGGAATCGACCCGAGCACCTCGTAGGCGATCGAGATGTCGTGGGGGAGCAGGATCCAGGTGCAGTCGACGTCGTCGTGCGGCGACCCCCACTGCACTCGCCGGGTGCGGATCGCCTGAGGCGTGCCGATGTCGCCGGCCGCCACCCGGTCGCGGATCGCGAGGACGCCCGCGTGGTAGCGCCACTTGTCCATCACGAAGAGCCGATCCGGGGCGCGGGCGGCGAGATCGGCGGCGCGGGCCGCGTCGCAGGTCATCGGCTTCTCGACGAAAACCGGCACGCCGAAGTCGACCACCGTGTCGAGCACGTCGGCATGGGTCACGGTCGGTGATGCCACCACGATCCCGTCGGCGGTCTGCAGCTCGTCGAGCTTCGTGACGACCCGACTGGCACCGGCGGCGAGCAGCTCCTCGCGATTGCGATCGGACGGCACCATCACGTCGACGCGGGCGCCCAGCGACCGCAGATCCCGCAGGATGAGCGAGCCCCAGCGGCCGCAGCCGACCAGGCCGATCGAGGGGGAGTCGGAGCGGTCGGTCATGGCCCGAAGGTAGTCGGGCGCCCTGTGGCCCACGGGGTATCAGGCCGCGTCGCGGTGGGTGTCCGCCGAAGGGTCGGGCCAGTGGGTGAGGTGATCGGGGACCGGGGAGCCGTCCGGTCGGGAGATGCGCCATTCGCCGGTGGGGGTGCGCCAGGCGTGGAAGCCCTGTTGCTTGATGCGATTGTGCGTGCCGCAAGCGGGTGCCCCGTTGCCGGGGTTGGTTTTCCCCAGGCCCTCCCACGGCACCAGATGGTCGACCTGGCACGAGGAGCTCGGGACCCAACAGCCCGTCCAGTAGCAGGCGAGCTCCGAGAGCAGAGCGGCGTCGCGAGCGTTGCCGGTGAAGAGGCGGGATCGGCGCCCGAGATCGATGACCACGCCCCCCGCGTCGAACACCACGCGTCGCACATTGCTCACCAACGACCGGGCGACGATCTCCGCCGGGTTCACATACGTGCCGTCGGCGGTGCGCGAGAACCGATGCCGGTCGGTCGGCTCTAGCGGCGGCGGCTCGGCCCCGACCAGGAGCGCTGCTTGCTGCTCGTAGGTGTCGCCGTCGATGCAGTAGTCGATCGTGATGTCGAGCTTCTCGCCGTCGGGGCCGACCATCGCGCCCCGGCGGACCAGCTCGACGAACGCGTCGT is a genomic window containing:
- a CDS encoding VOC family protein, whose protein sequence is MSVTHLRQVALHVDDMERAVAFYRDVVGLGLIARFDPPGLAFFDIGGTRLLLEAGAPSSLIYLGVDDVAATTDRLRGAGVTIESEPHVILVDEAGQFGPPGEAEEMAFFRDSEGNLVGLAGRRQPSSDA
- a CDS encoding dTDP-4-dehydrorhamnose 3,5-epimerase family protein: MKAEIDGVDVYPMETRRDERGALTEVFRQTWAPETTAVQWNHVVSEPNVLRGVHAHLVHDDMLTVVAGTMILGLVDLRPHSPTHGVRACLELRQTESMVRIPVGVGHGFYFPDHAAILYAVTAYWDTNDELGCRWDDPDLGIDFPCTDPLLSDRDVHAGTLAELQSAVAARFVTF
- a CDS encoding glycosyltransferase family A protein, coding for MTRADVVIPTHDHAPLLAISARSVLAQTVADIRLHIIGDGVGDDTRRVVRELIDDDPRVRFHDVPKAGRTGEPHRHPIVSASDAQIVTYLGDDDLMLPDHVDRMLAALADADLAFPPPAVITRNGGFRCLLHSFEQRHWRDRALEGTSLFSLSGMSHTTDSYRRLPHGWRTTPEGFFTDQYMILQFLEQSWCRCGHGDWPTVLRLPSTARAEVTMDARRDELADLWRRVSDPAELEAIRRAIFTAARERGNRAEIELDQR
- a CDS encoding Gfo/Idh/MocA family oxidoreductase, with the translated sequence MTDRSDSPSIGLVGCGRWGSLILRDLRSLGARVDVMVPSDRNREELLAAGASRVVTKLDELQTADGIVVASPTVTHADVLDTVVDFGVPVFVEKPMTCDAARAADLAARAPDRLFVMDKWRYHAGVLAIRDRVAAGDIGTPQAIRTRRVQWGSPHDDVDCTWILLPHDISIAYEVLGSIPEPVWARAFGPADRPLGLEGAAELPDGVWMHFRVGITSPEHDRRIEVVGDDGSLVLGGGWDEEIVLTRTSGAEADVRTIPAAGELPLLAELRTFVDHLAGGPPPLSSAATGAAIVGCIAAARDLAGLPST